A window of Chryseobacterium sp. IHB B 17019 genomic DNA:
TTCCCTGAAATGCGTATAAAATTTTCATAGTGTAAAATTGGTAACTATTTTCAAAAGCTCGGCATTATCCATCTCCTGAATTTCTTCTGTTTCGTCATCTTTTAACGAATCTTTATGTTCGTCATAATAGAAGATTTTCCATTCATTATCATTGTATTCCAAGGCCGAAAGGTTTTCAATCCAGTCTCCTGAATTCAGATAAGTGCAGGAACCTTTCTTATTGATCACTTCCCGAATCTGCGGCTGATGGATGTGTCCGCAAATCACGTAATCGTAATGGTTGTCAATAGCCAGTTCAGAAGCCGTCAGTTCAAAATCACCGATATATTTTACCGCTTTTTTTACATTGTTTTTAATCTTCTTTGAAAACGAATATTTTTCTCTGCCCATTTTCTCAAGAAACCAATTTACGACATTATTAATTATGATTAAAAGATCGTAGCCCTTCCCCCCGAGCTTGGCAATCCATTTAGAATGCTGAACGGATGCATCGAAAACATCCCCGTGGAAGATCCATGCTTTTTTATTATTGAGTTCTAAGAAGATTTTGTTGCAGACTTTCAGCTTACCCAATTCGAAGTCGGTAAACTTCCGGAACATTTCGTCGTGGTTTCCGGTAATGTAAAAGACATCTGTGTTTTTTGTAGCAAATGAAAGGATCTTTTTGATCACTTTTAAATGAGGTTTAGGGAAGTAAGACTTTTTGAATTGCCAGATATCGATGATATCACCATTCAAAACCAAAGTTTTAGGCTGAATAGAATTAAGATATCTTAATAATTCTTTAGCCTTACATCCATAAGTCCCCAAATGAACATCCGATATGATAACTAATTCAACGTTTCTTTTCATAGTTTTATGCAAAGAAACTAATTGAAAGTTAACTATATATGAATGTTATATTATTTTTTACAACGAGTTCATCAACTCTTCTGTGATTTCCATGTTGTGATAAACGTTTTGTACGTCGTCGTCATCTTCAAAACGCTCAAGCATTTTCATATTCGCTTTGAATTGCTCTTCGTTTACTTCTTTGGTATTATTTGGAATCCTTTGAAGTTCTGCGCTTTTTGCTTCAATCCCCAACTCGTCTAGCTTATGAGACAATGAACCGAAATCTTCGAAAGCCGTTGTGATCATTACTTCTTCCTCATCTTTTTCCACATCTTCTGCTCCACCGTCGATCATTTCCATTTCAAAATCATCCCAATCCATTTTGATTTGAGACATATCGATACTGAAAATCCCTTTTCTGTCGAAGATAAACGCCAATTCTCCATTCTTTCCAAGGTTACCATCAAACTTATTGAAAATTGCTCTTACATTGGCAACAGTTCTTGTTGTATTATTAGTAGTACATTCTACAAAGAATGCAACACCACCCTGTCCATATCCTTCATAAGTAACCTCTTCATAGTTTTCTGCATCTGCACCGCTTGCTTTTTTGATGGCTCTGTCTACATTATCTTTTGGCATGTTTGCCCCTTTTGCATTCTGGATACATCTTCTTAATGCCGGATTTGCTTCGGGATCGGATCCACCTGCTTTTACAGCCAAGGCAATGTCTTTACCAATTTTAGAGAAAGTTTTGGCCATTTTATCCCATCTGGCCATTTTAGAAGCTTTTCTATATTCAAACGCTCTTCCCATTTTATTTTAAATTTCCACAAAATTAATTAAAAGTCAACGAAAAAAAAATACCCCCAAATAATTGGAGGTATTATATTTAGAAAAATTTAATTATTTTCTTTTTTTAACTACTTTTTTCTTAGCAGTAGCTTTCTTCTTAGTTGCTTTTTTCACTGGAGCATCTTCGTAATCTCTTTTCTTGATTGCGTTCCACTCGTCAGCATTTTCAATAGCTTTTACAACTACTTTTCTGTCAGCTTGTCTTTCAGCATCAGTCGCTTTTTCATCGATTGTAGCTTTAGCTTCACCAACACCTACTGATTTAAGAGCGTTTGGATCTACACCTCTTGCATCTAAAGCAGCAACTACAGCAGCAGCTCTTTCTCTAGATAACTTCAAGTTGTAAGCCTCAGTTCCTTTTTTATCAGTTCTACCTTCTAATAGATAGTTACCACCTTCTTTCTTAATGATGTCAGCAGCTTTATCTAATGCTGGAGTAGACTCAGCTTTGATAGTAGCTTTGTTGAAATCAAAGAATACAGCTCTAAAGTTAGTTTCTAATTCGTCAGCAACTACAGTTTTAGGCTTAGGACATCCGTTGTATTCTGGAAGACCTGGAACAGTAGGACAAGCATCATCTTTATCAAGGATACCGTCACCGTCTGTATCTGGCCAAGGACAACCGTTGTTTTCAGCAGGACCTGCAACTGTAGGACAAGCATCATCTTTGTCGATTACACCGTCACCGTCAGTATCTGGCCAAGGGCATCCGTTGTTTTCAACTGGACCAGCCACATCTGGACATTGATCGTCTTTATCTGGAACTCCATCACCGTCAGTATCAGGACATCCTTGGAATTCTGGTAAACCTGGTGTATCAGGACATAAATCGTCTTTATCTAAGATACCATCCTTATCTCTGTCTCTGTTACCAAATCTGAAGTTCAATGATGCTCCAGCTTGCCAGAAGTTAGCAACACCAGACTTGTTACCTGGAGTTGAAACATAATCACCTTGGATACCAAGACCGAAGTTTTTAGTTACCCAGAAGTTGATACCTGCACCAGTAGCAAGAGTAAAGAAGTTAGCTTTACCATTTTCATTACCGTTCTCTCCGTTTGTAACAATCGCTCCATTTGCGTCAGTTCTTGGGAAAGTAAGAGAAGAATGGTCATGTCTTAGGTAGTTAGCACCAACTCTTAAATATGGATCGAACCAAGATTCTTCATTCCATAAAAGACCTGCAGCTTTAGCTTGGAAACCAAGACCAGTTTGAAGGAAGAATTCTTTCCCCATGTTGAATCTTTTGTTTTCAACATTTCCTACTGTAGTTTGCCAGTCGATTACTAAACCCTTACCAATGTTTCTAGCTACGATAAGCTTAGACAATGGAGGTGTAATAGAGAAGT
This region includes:
- a CDS encoding OmpA family protein; this encodes MKNLKLGISALALTVASTVFAQTTNNPWMIGVGAHAENHMAQRDNFSNTFSANNLTKTMFNMNNFSITPPLSKLIVARNIGKGLVIDWQTTVGNVENKRFNMGKEFFLQTGLGFQAKAAGLLWNEESWFDPYLRVGANYLRHDHSSLTFPRTDANGAIVTNGENGNENGKANFFTLATGAGINFWVTKNFGLGIQGDYVSTPGNKSGVANFWQAGASLNFRFGNRDRDKDGILDKDDLCPDTPGLPEFQGCPDTDGDGVPDKDDQCPDVAGPVENNGCPWPDTDGDGVIDKDDACPTVAGPAENNGCPWPDTDGDGILDKDDACPTVPGLPEYNGCPKPKTVVADELETNFRAVFFDFNKATIKAESTPALDKAADIIKKEGGNYLLEGRTDKKGTEAYNLKLSRERAAAVVAALDARGVDPNALKSVGVGEAKATIDEKATDAERQADRKVVVKAIENADEWNAIKKRDYEDAPVKKATKKKATAKKKVVKKRK
- a CDS encoding YebC/PmpR family DNA-binding transcriptional regulator translates to MGRAFEYRKASKMARWDKMAKTFSKIGKDIALAVKAGGSDPEANPALRRCIQNAKGANMPKDNVDRAIKKASGADAENYEEVTYEGYGQGGVAFFVECTTNNTTRTVANVRAIFNKFDGNLGKNGELAFIFDRKGIFSIDMSQIKMDWDDFEMEMIDGGAEDVEKDEEEVMITTAFEDFGSLSHKLDELGIEAKSAELQRIPNNTKEVNEEQFKANMKMLERFEDDDDVQNVYHNMEITEELMNSL
- a CDS encoding UDP-2,3-diacylglucosamine diphosphatase, translated to MKRNVELVIISDVHLGTYGCKAKELLRYLNSIQPKTLVLNGDIIDIWQFKKSYFPKPHLKVIKKILSFATKNTDVFYITGNHDEMFRKFTDFELGKLKVCNKIFLELNNKKAWIFHGDVFDASVQHSKWIAKLGGKGYDLLIIINNVVNWFLEKMGREKYSFSKKIKNNVKKAVKYIGDFELTASELAIDNHYDYVICGHIHQPQIREVINKKGSCTYLNSGDWIENLSALEYNDNEWKIFYYDEHKDSLKDDETEEIQEMDNAELLKIVTNFTL